A section of the Acidobacteriota bacterium genome encodes:
- the tkt gene encoding transketolase — MAVSDQAVATDAKLDQLSINTIRTLSMDGVQKANSGHPGTPMALAPVAYTLWQQFLRYDPEDPLWPNRDRFVLSNGHASMLLYSMLHLAGVRSVNKKGEVLPDLSISLDDLKQFRQIGSKTPGHPEYGFATGVETTTGPLGQGVATSVGMAIAGRWLGANYNRPGFDLFNYNVWVFCGDGDLMEGVSSEAASVAGHLKLSNLCWVYDNNQITIEGNTDLAFSEDVTGRFRSYGWDVTHVTDANDLGQLAKAFQHATGVQDRPQLIIVDSHIGFGSPHRQDTKEAHGEALGDEEVKLTKRAYGWPEDAQFLVPDGVRECFRDGIGKRGKHLRDQWTTMYNKYGEQFPDLSNQLSQMQQHQLPSGWDKDLPSFPADAKGTASRESSSKVLNALAKNIPWLMGGAADLYPSTKTRLTFDGAGDFEAGKYQGRNFHFGIREHGMGAIVNGMTLCNVRAYGSTFFIFTDYMKPAMRLSALMEIPAIWIFTHDSIGLGEDGPTHQSIEQLIALRAVPDMTVLRPGDANEVVEAYKVIMKLQHRPAVLVLSRQNLPTLDRTKYASAAGVAKGAYVVADAEGGKPQVILIGTGSELSLCVDAYEKLKQEGIKARVVSMPSWDIFDRQEQSYRDQVLPPDVTARLAVEAGSALGWSQYVGTKGRVIGMHTFGASAPLKDVMKKFGFTVDNVLQNARELVAK, encoded by the coding sequence ATGGCCGTAAGCGATCAGGCTGTAGCCACCGATGCAAAGCTCGATCAGCTCAGTATCAATACCATCCGGACACTTTCGATGGACGGCGTGCAGAAGGCGAACTCGGGACATCCCGGGACGCCGATGGCGCTCGCTCCAGTCGCCTATACCCTCTGGCAACAGTTCCTTCGCTATGACCCGGAAGATCCGCTTTGGCCTAATCGCGACCGTTTCGTGCTATCGAATGGACATGCCTCGATGCTGCTGTACTCGATGCTGCATCTAGCGGGCGTTCGGTCCGTAAACAAGAAAGGCGAAGTCCTGCCCGACTTGTCGATTTCCCTGGATGATCTGAAACAGTTTCGCCAGATCGGCAGCAAGACTCCTGGACATCCTGAATACGGCTTTGCCACTGGCGTGGAAACGACTACAGGCCCCCTGGGCCAGGGCGTTGCGACCAGCGTCGGGATGGCGATCGCGGGCCGGTGGCTGGGCGCGAACTACAATCGTCCTGGATTCGACCTCTTCAACTACAACGTCTGGGTATTCTGCGGCGACGGCGACCTCATGGAGGGTGTCTCCTCCGAGGCAGCATCCGTTGCCGGTCACTTGAAGCTCTCCAACCTGTGTTGGGTGTACGACAACAACCAGATTACGATCGAAGGAAACACTGATCTCGCGTTCAGCGAGGATGTGACTGGACGGTTCAGGAGTTATGGATGGGATGTAACCCACGTTACCGATGCCAACGATCTCGGACAACTTGCGAAAGCTTTCCAGCACGCGACCGGCGTGCAGGATCGGCCGCAGTTGATTATTGTCGACAGCCATATTGGTTTTGGATCTCCCCACCGGCAGGACACGAAAGAAGCGCACGGCGAAGCCCTCGGCGACGAAGAAGTGAAGTTGACCAAGCGCGCCTATGGCTGGCCCGAAGACGCACAATTCCTGGTTCCGGATGGAGTCCGCGAGTGTTTCCGCGACGGCATCGGCAAGCGCGGCAAACACCTGCGCGATCAGTGGACCACGATGTACAACAAATACGGCGAGCAGTTCCCCGACCTCTCTAACCAACTCAGCCAAATGCAGCAGCACCAACTTCCGAGCGGCTGGGACAAGGATCTGCCAAGTTTTCCCGCGGACGCCAAGGGAACAGCAAGCCGCGAGTCTTCGTCCAAAGTTCTGAATGCGCTGGCGAAGAATATTCCGTGGCTGATGGGTGGCGCGGCGGATCTGTATCCGAGCACGAAGACTCGCCTGACGTTCGACGGTGCCGGGGATTTTGAAGCGGGCAAATATCAGGGCCGCAATTTCCACTTTGGTATTCGCGAACACGGGATGGGCGCAATCGTGAACGGCATGACGCTCTGCAATGTCCGCGCTTACGGTTCCACGTTTTTCATTTTCACCGACTACATGAAGCCGGCGATGCGGCTCTCCGCTCTGATGGAGATACCGGCGATCTGGATTTTCACGCACGATTCCATCGGCCTCGGCGAAGATGGTCCGACCCACCAATCGATCGAGCAACTGATCGCCTTGCGGGCAGTTCCGGACATGACTGTTCTGAGGCCGGGCGACGCCAACGAAGTAGTGGAAGCGTACAAGGTGATCATGAAGCTGCAGCACAGGCCAGCGGTTCTCGTGTTGAGCCGGCAGAATCTGCCCACTCTCGACCGCACGAAGTACGCCTCCGCGGCAGGCGTGGCCAAAGGCGCGTACGTTGTCGCTGACGCCGAAGGCGGCAAGCCGCAAGTCATCCTGATCGGCACCGGCAGCGAGTTGAGCCTGTGCGTTGACGCTTACGAAAAGTTGAAACAGGAAGGCATCAAGGCTCGAGTGGTCAGCATGCCTTCATGGGACATCTTCGATCGCCAGGAACAGAGCTACCGCGATCAAGTGCTTCCGCCGGATGTCACGGCGCGGCTGGCTGTCGAAGCCGGTTCGGCGCTTGGGTGGTCGCAGTATGTCGGCACCAAGGGCCGGGTGATCGGGATGCACACTTTCGGCGCTTCGGCTCCCCTGAAGGACGTCATGAAGAAATTCGGCTTCACGGTCGATAACGTACTGCAGAATGCGCGCGAACTGGTTGCAAAGTAA
- a CDS encoding bifunctional transaldolase/phosoglucose isomerase: protein MNPVGTLETSKAVNPLKQLQGLGQSIWLDYIRRDLMTGGELKRLIDEDGLAGMTSNPAIFEKAIVGSTLYQDFLDSLANRTDLDAKGRYELLALRDIQDAADFLRPVYQSTKRRDGYVSLEVSPYLANDTQGTIEEARRLWRAVARENVMIKIPATPAGILAIRQMLSEGININITLLFAQSVYEEVAQTYVDALEIYSAGGGDVSRVASVASFFISRIDSLVDSLLNEQIKKETDPARKAKLQGILGKVAIANAKLTYEAYQKIFSTPRWKALAAKGGQTQRVLWASTSTKNPAYRDVMYIEELIGPDTVNTVPPATLDAFRDHGKVRLSLTENIPAARQTMADLAAVGISMKEVTEKLITDAVKLFADPFKLLLDAVEKNSKGGGAKTNAQTATLPADLDGAVKKNLSDWQSGNKVKRLWDHDQTLWTGEDEAAWLGWLDITEQQLANVGKLKELGAEIKSGGFRDILLLGMGGSSLCPEVLALTFGQQPGFPKLHVLDSVDPAQIRHTEAKIDLAKTLFIVSSKSGSTLEPNIYKQYFFERVKQVLGADKAGDRFIAITDPGSKMQQVAERDRFRHIFYGLPTIGGRYSALSNFGMVPAAAMGLDTEKFLNRTEQMVKACKANVPVAENPGVVLGLILGTAAKMGRDKITVITSPGIFDLGAWLEQLIAESTGKLGKGIIPVDREALAAPAVYGKDRIFAYVRLETAPDAAQDAKVAALEKAGHPVVHITMTDTYNLGQEFFRWEIATAVAGSILGINAFNQPDVEASKIETKKLTTQYETSGSLPTETPILEDAGFKLFTDQKNADALAIATGSDKSVKNYLKAHLARLGAGDYFAVLGYVEMNAEHEAILQELRTAVRDRKRVATCLGFGPRFLHSTGQAYKGGPNSGVVLQITCDDAQDLQVPGQKFTFGIVKAAQARGDFAVLAERNRRALRIHLGPDVKTGLSKLAELVKQVLA, encoded by the coding sequence ATGAATCCTGTTGGAACTTTGGAAACGAGCAAAGCCGTCAACCCGTTGAAACAGCTGCAGGGGCTCGGCCAGTCGATCTGGCTGGACTACATCCGCCGCGATCTGATGACCGGCGGCGAACTCAAGCGCCTGATTGACGAAGATGGGCTCGCAGGCATGACCTCGAATCCGGCGATTTTTGAAAAGGCCATTGTCGGCAGCACGCTCTACCAGGATTTTCTCGACTCGCTTGCGAATCGCACCGACCTCGACGCCAAGGGTCGCTACGAACTGCTCGCTCTCCGCGACATTCAGGACGCCGCTGACTTTCTGCGGCCGGTATACCAAAGCACGAAACGCCGGGATGGCTACGTCAGCCTGGAAGTTTCTCCGTACCTGGCCAACGACACGCAAGGGACGATCGAAGAAGCGCGCCGTCTGTGGCGAGCGGTTGCCCGAGAGAACGTGATGATCAAGATTCCCGCCACACCCGCGGGGATTCTTGCCATTCGCCAGATGCTGAGCGAGGGCATCAACATTAATATCACTCTGCTCTTTGCCCAGAGCGTGTATGAGGAAGTCGCGCAGACGTATGTCGATGCGCTGGAAATCTATTCGGCCGGCGGCGGCGATGTCAGCAGAGTAGCCAGCGTGGCCAGCTTCTTTATCAGCCGCATTGATTCGCTGGTGGACTCGCTGCTCAACGAACAAATCAAGAAAGAAACCGATCCCGCGCGGAAAGCCAAGCTGCAAGGGATCCTCGGCAAGGTCGCAATCGCGAACGCCAAGCTGACCTACGAGGCCTACCAGAAGATCTTCTCCACTCCACGCTGGAAAGCACTCGCTGCCAAGGGAGGCCAGACACAGCGCGTATTGTGGGCAAGCACAAGCACCAAGAACCCGGCATATCGCGATGTCATGTACATCGAAGAACTGATTGGGCCGGACACAGTAAACACCGTGCCTCCCGCGACGCTCGACGCATTTCGAGATCACGGCAAAGTGCGTTTGAGCTTGACCGAGAATATTCCGGCAGCGCGCCAAACCATGGCCGATCTGGCTGCAGTCGGCATTTCAATGAAAGAAGTCACGGAAAAGCTCATCACGGACGCTGTAAAGCTTTTCGCCGACCCCTTCAAGCTTTTACTTGACGCAGTCGAGAAGAACAGCAAGGGCGGTGGGGCGAAGACCAACGCTCAGACCGCTACACTGCCCGCCGACCTTGACGGTGCCGTAAAAAAAAACCTTAGCGACTGGCAATCCGGCAACAAAGTAAAGCGTCTGTGGGATCACGACCAGACACTCTGGACGGGCGAAGACGAAGCAGCCTGGCTGGGATGGCTCGACATCACTGAGCAACAACTGGCCAATGTCGGCAAGTTGAAAGAACTCGGCGCCGAAATCAAGAGCGGCGGCTTCCGTGACATTCTCCTTCTCGGCATGGGCGGATCCAGCCTCTGTCCGGAGGTCCTGGCGCTTACATTCGGCCAGCAGCCTGGTTTTCCGAAGCTTCACGTCCTCGATTCCGTTGATCCGGCGCAGATCCGGCACACCGAAGCCAAGATCGATCTGGCCAAGACTCTCTTCATAGTCTCCAGTAAATCGGGTAGCACGCTCGAACCGAACATCTACAAGCAGTATTTCTTCGAACGCGTGAAGCAGGTACTGGGTGCGGACAAGGCAGGAGACCGCTTCATCGCGATCACCGATCCAGGGTCGAAAATGCAGCAGGTCGCGGAGCGCGACCGCTTCCGTCACATCTTCTACGGGCTTCCTACGATCGGCGGCCGCTATTCGGCTCTTTCGAACTTCGGCATGGTGCCAGCCGCTGCGATGGGACTTGATACGGAGAAGTTCCTCAATCGCACCGAGCAGATGGTTAAGGCTTGCAAGGCAAACGTTCCTGTCGCAGAAAATCCCGGAGTGGTGCTGGGCCTGATTCTGGGCACGGCCGCGAAGATGGGACGCGACAAGATCACGGTTATCACGTCGCCCGGTATTTTCGATCTCGGCGCTTGGCTCGAGCAATTGATTGCGGAGTCAACCGGCAAACTAGGCAAGGGCATCATCCCAGTGGATCGCGAAGCACTGGCTGCACCGGCGGTGTATGGCAAAGACCGTATCTTCGCCTACGTTCGACTGGAAACTGCGCCGGACGCGGCCCAGGACGCCAAGGTCGCCGCACTGGAAAAAGCAGGGCATCCCGTCGTTCACATCACCATGACCGACACCTATAACCTTGGCCAGGAATTCTTCCGCTGGGAAATTGCGACCGCCGTTGCCGGATCAATCCTCGGCATCAATGCGTTCAACCAGCCCGACGTCGAAGCCAGCAAGATCGAGACCAAGAAACTGACCACGCAATATGAGACGAGCGGTTCACTTCCAACCGAAACGCCAATCCTCGAAGACGCCGGCTTCAAACTCTTCACTGATCAAAAGAATGCGGATGCGTTGGCAATCGCAACTGGCTCTGACAAGTCAGTGAAGAATTATCTGAAAGCGCACCTGGCTCGCCTGGGCGCGGGCGATTATTTCGCGGTACTCGGCTACGTAGAGATGAATGCGGAGCACGAGGCGATACTGCAGGAACTACGAACGGCCGTCCGCGACCGCAAGCGCGTGGCGACTTGTTTGGGCTTTGGACCACGTTTTCTGCACTCGACGGGTCAGGCATACAAAGGCGGCCCAAACAGCGGAGTCGTACTGCAGATCACATGTGATGATGCCCAGGATTTGCAGGTGCCCGGACAGAAATTCACATTCGGTATTGTGAAAGCGGCACAGGCTCGCGGCGACTTTGCCGTGCTTGCTGAGCGCAATCGGAGAGCGCTGCGGATCCATCTCGGTCCGGATGTGAAAACAGGGCTCAGCAAGTTGGCGGAGTTAGTAAAACAAGTTCT